A region from the Verrucomicrobiia bacterium genome encodes:
- a CDS encoding 4'-phosphopantetheinyl transferase superfamily protein, producing the protein MNSSELLWPELSATADLPPGVVRVWASPLSVTEDFRNRLLGVLSPEERLRAERFRFDRHRHRFLAGRGILRTLLGGQLQCNAADLQFALSPKGKPALGGPFENSGLHFNVAHAVDLLLVAITRLGPVGVDVEPLRELKDAGDLVKRFFSPRESERFHALRREEQPAAFFNLWTRKEAWLKATGEGIAGGLDRVEVTFEAGEPARVISIAGDVELATCWTLEALQPAVEWAGAVAIRASPRCFEHGKFSAGLQ; encoded by the coding sequence TTGAACAGCTCTGAACTTTTATGGCCGGAACTTTCGGCAACGGCAGACCTCCCCCCCGGAGTTGTTCGCGTTTGGGCTTCGCCGCTCAGTGTCACGGAAGATTTTCGCAACCGACTGCTGGGTGTGTTGTCGCCAGAGGAGCGGCTGCGCGCGGAACGTTTTCGCTTTGACCGCCATCGGCATCGCTTCCTCGCAGGGCGCGGCATTCTCCGAACTCTCCTGGGCGGACAACTGCAATGCAATGCAGCGGATTTGCAGTTTGCCCTGTCGCCAAAGGGAAAGCCTGCGTTGGGCGGGCCCTTCGAAAATTCAGGTCTGCATTTCAACGTGGCTCACGCCGTTGACCTCCTGCTCGTCGCCATAACCCGCCTCGGGCCGGTCGGGGTGGATGTCGAACCTCTGCGCGAGTTGAAGGATGCGGGCGACCTCGTGAAGCGCTTCTTTTCGCCGCGGGAAAGCGAGCGTTTTCACGCACTGCGGCGTGAGGAGCAGCCCGCAGCATTTTTCAATTTGTGGACCCGCAAGGAGGCGTGGCTGAAGGCGACCGGCGAAGGAATCGCGGGCGGGCTCGATCGCGTCGAGGTCACGTTTGAAGCAGGTGAACCGGCGCGCGTCATCAGCATTGCGGGTGACGTCGAGCTCGCAACGTGCTGGACTCTCGAAGCCTTGCAGCCCGCTGTGGAATGGGCCGGCGCCGTAGCGATCCGCGCCTCTCCACGCTGCTTTGAACATGGAAAATTCTCCGCCGGGCTTCAGTGA
- a CDS encoding glycoside hydrolase family 2 TIM barrel-domain containing protein, translating to MPTQFLYPRPEYPRPDRQRGTMEGFDWLNLNGPWQFRFDGDHCGIKQKWFQPDGLEWREQIIVPFCWESLAAWGEGDIAGNDNYYATRVFRNPLEVTRENHRSAQRYEVGWYRRHVQIPNNEAWENKRVILTIGAADFFTDCWCNGKHLGHHEGGYTPFEFDLTDALLTKDGVRYALVVLRVEDPMDNREQPVGKQWRWYTTTSGIWQTVFLEPRGAAHLDSFRFEGDIDSGSVKVSVAGVSLEKSDVVQAEILGPNGTTQTERLMLQGQDASKVIKLRELQLWDPNSPFLYAVHLRLLRGEQVLDTVHSYFGMRKIDFELAKDSQAPTALRVNGVPRYLRGALHQSFYPDGVYTAYSVEVIKNDISYAKKVGFNFLRIHIKVDDPLIYHWADKMGMLLMADMPNFGEGGDTALGRERFEEMMRKAIARDFNHPSIFAWCLFNETWGFGGQMSFLDKLLAPSPAMSPEDRDRAREIPRRTPKPGGLIRPQEWVQDMWELAKQLDPTRLVEDMSVCHWDHLEYYQHCDTDINSWHFYMSDYQQAKEHISKVVTSTFVGSSFNYVPGFQHKGQPLINSEYGGVGALDGDRDVSWSFKFLTNEMRRYQQIAAYIYTELHDVEWEYNGFLNYDRTPKEFGYDPRIINESNTLPIDSPPIQRVKPGECVLLDVASSHYSTKASRDVQLHWEMGGVDSFGRVHQDIAQGLVPIPFPHRQVAHAHALKLKMPERTMLCELLLSARARDGSVVAQNHVTYLVSSGYPPPREEIDRALVLRGAPGEWSDAVWSGGFTDRDKARAEDSCAAFGHGFFEWRIPLEGADLSKAYRFKLLCEASSHRVDIPQTDGDTYSTTLRMTLNGIRVYHGVLRNHPHDARGALSYLRGGVGAYGYLVHAFAEGELLRRIAESVTDGFITLRCEVPPDALVIGGLTIYGAECGRFPVCPTLIIEW from the coding sequence ATGCCCACCCAATTCCTCTATCCAAGACCTGAGTACCCCCGGCCCGACCGGCAACGCGGCACGATGGAAGGTTTCGATTGGCTGAACCTCAACGGCCCGTGGCAGTTTCGTTTCGACGGCGATCACTGCGGCATCAAGCAGAAATGGTTTCAGCCGGACGGCCTGGAGTGGCGTGAGCAAATCATCGTTCCGTTTTGTTGGGAATCTTTGGCTGCCTGGGGTGAAGGCGATATCGCGGGCAACGATAACTACTACGCGACGCGTGTATTCCGAAATCCCCTGGAAGTAACCCGGGAGAATCATCGATCGGCGCAACGGTATGAAGTGGGATGGTATCGGCGCCATGTTCAGATTCCCAATAACGAAGCCTGGGAGAACAAACGTGTGATTCTCACGATCGGCGCGGCCGACTTCTTCACCGACTGCTGGTGCAACGGCAAACACCTTGGCCATCACGAAGGCGGTTACACGCCGTTCGAATTTGATCTTACCGACGCCCTGCTCACGAAAGACGGCGTGCGTTACGCACTCGTCGTGCTGCGTGTTGAAGATCCGATGGACAATCGAGAGCAGCCTGTGGGGAAACAGTGGCGATGGTACACCACGACCAGCGGCATCTGGCAAACCGTGTTCCTGGAGCCGCGCGGCGCCGCGCATCTGGATTCATTCAGATTCGAAGGCGACATCGACAGCGGTTCCGTGAAGGTTTCCGTGGCCGGCGTATCTCTCGAAAAAAGCGACGTCGTGCAGGCGGAAATTCTTGGTCCCAATGGCACGACGCAGACCGAGCGCTTGATGCTGCAAGGTCAGGATGCCTCGAAGGTCATCAAGCTCCGCGAACTGCAACTCTGGGATCCCAACTCGCCCTTCCTTTACGCGGTTCACCTGCGGCTGCTCCGAGGAGAACAAGTGCTGGATACGGTGCACAGTTACTTCGGCATGCGGAAAATCGATTTCGAACTGGCGAAGGATTCGCAGGCTCCCACCGCCTTGCGTGTGAACGGGGTTCCCCGATATCTCCGAGGTGCGCTTCACCAGTCGTTCTATCCCGACGGCGTTTACACTGCATATTCGGTCGAGGTCATCAAGAACGACATCAGCTACGCCAAGAAGGTGGGATTTAATTTCCTTCGAATACACATCAAGGTGGATGACCCGCTGATTTATCACTGGGCGGATAAGATGGGAATGCTGCTAATGGCCGATATGCCGAATTTTGGCGAGGGTGGCGATACGGCGCTGGGGCGGGAACGTTTTGAGGAAATGATGCGGAAAGCGATTGCCCGGGATTTCAATCACCCCTCGATCTTTGCATGGTGCCTGTTCAACGAGACGTGGGGTTTTGGCGGACAGATGAGCTTTCTCGACAAGCTTCTCGCTCCCTCGCCTGCGATGTCGCCCGAGGATCGGGATCGTGCGCGGGAAATTCCGCGAAGAACGCCAAAGCCGGGCGGGCTCATCCGGCCGCAGGAATGGGTTCAGGACATGTGGGAGCTTGCGAAGCAGCTCGATCCCACGCGGCTGGTTGAGGACATGAGCGTCTGTCACTGGGATCACCTGGAATATTATCAGCATTGCGACACGGATATTAACTCGTGGCACTTCTACATGAGTGACTACCAGCAGGCGAAGGAACACATCTCGAAGGTGGTGACATCAACGTTTGTGGGCTCGAGTTTCAACTACGTGCCAGGTTTTCAACACAAGGGCCAGCCATTGATCAACAGCGAATACGGCGGCGTGGGAGCGTTGGATGGTGATCGCGATGTCAGTTGGAGTTTCAAGTTCCTGACGAACGAGATGCGGAGGTATCAACAGATTGCCGCTTACATCTACACTGAGCTGCACGACGTGGAATGGGAGTACAATGGTTTTCTCAACTACGATCGCACTCCCAAGGAGTTTGGCTATGACCCTCGAATCATCAACGAGAGCAACACGCTGCCGATAGATTCGCCGCCCATTCAGCGGGTCAAGCCCGGCGAATGTGTCCTTTTGGATGTCGCGTCATCACACTACTCGACCAAAGCCAGTCGCGACGTCCAACTCCATTGGGAGATGGGCGGCGTGGATTCGTTTGGACGTGTGCACCAGGACATCGCGCAAGGGCTCGTTCCCATCCCCTTCCCTCACCGGCAGGTGGCGCACGCCCATGCGCTCAAGCTGAAAATGCCCGAACGAACCATGCTGTGTGAACTTCTGTTGTCAGCGCGCGCACGGGATGGATCCGTAGTGGCACAGAACCATGTGACTTATCTTGTCAGCAGCGGCTATCCGCCGCCGCGTGAAGAGATCGACCGCGCGCTGGTCCTGCGCGGGGCGCCCGGAGAATGGAGCGATGCGGTTTGGTCCGGCGGTTTTACGGATCGCGACAAGGCGCGGGCGGAAGACAGTTGCGCCGCGTTTGGACACGGCTTTTTCGAATGGCGGATTCCACTTGAGGGTGCCGATCTCTCAAAAGCCTATCGGTTTAAACTCCTCTGCGAGGCATCGTCGCATCGGGTCGATATTCCGCAAACGGACGGCGACACATATTCGACTACGCTTCGCATGACGCTGAATGGGATTCGCGTTTACCACGGCGTTTTGAGAAATCACCCCCACGACGCGCGCGGGGCCTTGAGCTATTTGCGCGGCGGCGTCGGAGCCTACGGTTACCTGGTGCATGCGTTCGCGGAGGGCGAGCTGCTGCGGCGCATCGCAGAAAGTGTCACCGACGGGTTCATCACTCTCCGCTGCGAGGTTCCGCCGGATGCGCTCGTGATTGGGGGCCTCACCATCTACGGGGCGGAATGCGGACGCTTTCCCGTCTGTCCAACGCTGATTATCGAGTGGTAG
- a CDS encoding nucleotidyltransferase family protein: MPPALPGNEPVRGFAFSTVILAAGFSRRMGQSKPLLQWEGTTVIAHVLQLWNDLGARRVMPVVRPDDSALASELDRLGVPRELRIVNHNAEHGMFSSIQAAARSSMSTASATHVVLTLIDQPHLNAEMIKPLLEFASLHSESICQPSYQGRGRHPLVFPAQLFAMLKHHAGPTLKEFMAEHAGRRSAVELNDPRLNEDIDTPEDYERLRQLCKK, from the coding sequence ATGCCGCCTGCCCTCCCAGGAAACGAGCCAGTCCGCGGCTTTGCCTTTTCAACAGTCATTCTCGCTGCCGGTTTTTCCCGACGCATGGGACAATCGAAACCATTGCTCCAATGGGAAGGCACTACCGTGATCGCGCACGTGTTGCAGCTTTGGAATGATCTCGGCGCGCGCCGCGTGATGCCGGTGGTGCGGCCGGACGACTCGGCTCTCGCCAGCGAACTCGATCGCCTCGGCGTGCCTCGGGAGTTGCGGATCGTGAATCACAATGCAGAACACGGCATGTTCAGTTCCATCCAGGCGGCCGCGCGATCGTCTATGTCGACGGCATCGGCAACGCATGTCGTTCTCACGTTGATCGACCAGCCACACTTGAATGCCGAGATGATCAAGCCGCTTTTAGAATTCGCCTCTTTGCATTCGGAATCCATTTGCCAGCCGTCATATCAAGGAAGAGGCCGCCATCCACTAGTCTTTCCCGCTCAGTTGTTCGCCATGTTGAAGCATCATGCAGGACCAACGCTAAAAGAATTCATGGCCGAGCATGCGGGCAGGAGGTCGGCTGTTGAGTTGAACGATCCACGGTTGAACGAGGATATCGATACACCCGAAGACTACGAGCGGCTTCGTCAGCTCTGCAAAAAGTAA